In Microcebus murinus isolate Inina chromosome 20, M.murinus_Inina_mat1.0, whole genome shotgun sequence, the following are encoded in one genomic region:
- the LOC142862578 gene encoding malignant T-cell-amplified sequence 1-like, which translates to MFKKFDEKETVSNCIQLKTSVIKCIKNQLMEQFPGIEPWLHQIMPKKDPVKIVRSHEHIEILTVNGELLCFRQREGPFYPTLRLLHKYPFILPHQQVDKGAIKFVLSGADIMCPGLTSPGAKLDPAAVDTIVAAMAEGTQHALCVGVMKMSAEDIEKINKGIGIENIHY; encoded by the coding sequence ATGTTCAAGAAATTTGATGAAAAAGAAACTGTGTCCAACTGCATCCAGTTGAAAACTTCAGTTATTAAGTGTATTAAGAACCAATTAATGGAGCAATTTCCAGGTATTGAACCCTGGCTTCATCAAATCATGCCTAAGAAAGATCCTGTCAAAATAGTCAGAAGCCATGAACATATAGAAATCCTTACAGTAAATGGAGAATTACTATGTTTTAGACAACGAGAGGGGCCTTTTTACCCAACCCTAAGGTTACTTCACAAATATCCTTTTATCCTGCCACACCAGCAGGTTGATAAAGGAGCCATCAAATTTGTACTCAGTGGAGCAGATATCATGTGCCCAGGCTTAACTTCTCCTGGAGCTAAGCTTGACCCTGCTGCAGTAGACACCATTGTTGCTGCCATGGCAGAAGGAACACAGCATGCTCTATGTGTTGGAGTCATGAAGATGTCTGCAGAAGATattgagaaaatcaacaaaggaatTGGCATTGAAAATATCCATTATTGA